A genomic window from Luteolibacter sp. LG18 includes:
- a CDS encoding Hsp70 family protein, producing MSDIILGIDLGTTNSAVGVVDSGFPILLADEDGRRITPSAVWFGKDGGTEIGRKALRRRALDPGRVVTSVKRLMGRRYAEETEFPVAMARAADGGVTVLDRTPEQVSAEILGELKRIAEWRLETAVHKAVITVPAYFNDAQRAATKRAGELAGLEVVRILNEPTAAALAYGLDKLSEKSRVAVYDFGGGTFDLSILEMQDGVFQVLATHGDTRLGGDDLDLAFARRAATVGGVDFDTLDASARVKLVEEAERVKCALSSGEEAAFRVPFYDGANSLEAVIARADFEAVAAPWIARTLRHCRQALADATLSPQDLDAVVLVGGSTRIPAVRAAVAECFDREPDVSQHPDEAVALGATIQGGVMSGALRKMVLLDVTPLSLGIETFGGLMNVLIPRNTTIPCKAGEMFTNAAAGQASMRIRVLQGEREMARDNWELGAFEVAFEALPKGQARVGVQFRIDENGILEVLARDVATGQDTIVQIRSAAVDVDDAAVEQMVSESVEHAFDDMAERVFTEARLKAEELLPAVEMVLAQGLATPEEQGEIEAASTAVREALAAGSANPLKAAVQRLDQATEALAARLVEKAMEEALERRWADS from the coding sequence ATGAGCGACATCATCCTGGGCATCGATCTCGGCACCACCAATTCCGCGGTGGGCGTGGTGGATTCCGGCTTTCCGATCCTGCTGGCGGACGAAGATGGCCGTCGGATCACGCCGAGCGCGGTGTGGTTCGGAAAGGATGGCGGCACGGAGATCGGCCGCAAGGCGCTGCGCCGCCGCGCACTCGATCCGGGCCGGGTGGTCACCAGCGTGAAGCGCCTGATGGGCCGCCGCTACGCGGAGGAAACCGAGTTTCCGGTGGCGATGGCGCGTGCGGCCGATGGCGGCGTGACCGTGCTCGACCGCACGCCGGAGCAGGTCAGCGCGGAGATCCTCGGCGAGCTGAAGCGGATCGCGGAGTGGCGCTTGGAAACGGCGGTCCACAAGGCGGTGATCACCGTGCCGGCCTATTTCAACGACGCCCAGCGTGCCGCCACCAAACGTGCCGGGGAACTCGCGGGCCTGGAGGTGGTGCGCATCCTCAATGAACCCACCGCCGCGGCGCTGGCTTACGGCCTCGACAAGCTTTCCGAGAAGTCCCGCGTGGCGGTGTACGATTTCGGCGGCGGCACCTTCGATCTCTCGATCCTCGAAATGCAGGACGGCGTGTTCCAGGTGCTCGCCACCCACGGCGACACCCGCCTCGGCGGGGACGATCTCGATCTGGCGTTCGCCCGCCGTGCCGCGACCGTGGGGGGCGTCGATTTCGACACGCTCGATGCCTCCGCCCGGGTGAAGCTGGTGGAGGAAGCGGAGCGGGTGAAATGCGCGCTGTCGTCGGGCGAAGAAGCCGCCTTCCGGGTGCCGTTCTACGATGGAGCGAACAGTTTGGAGGCAGTCATCGCCCGTGCGGATTTCGAGGCCGTGGCAGCTCCGTGGATCGCCAGGACGCTGCGTCACTGCCGCCAGGCCTTGGCGGATGCCACGCTTTCCCCGCAGGATTTGGATGCGGTGGTGCTCGTCGGCGGCAGCACCCGGATTCCGGCGGTTCGCGCCGCGGTGGCGGAGTGTTTCGACCGTGAGCCGGATGTTTCCCAGCACCCGGACGAGGCGGTCGCGCTCGGAGCCACCATCCAAGGCGGCGTGATGAGCGGAGCGCTGCGGAAGATGGTGTTGCTCGACGTGACGCCGCTGAGCCTCGGCATCGAGACCTTCGGCGGGCTGATGAACGTGCTGATTCCGCGCAACACCACCATCCCGTGCAAGGCGGGCGAGATGTTCACCAATGCCGCCGCCGGTCAGGCCTCCATGCGCATCCGCGTGCTCCAAGGCGAACGCGAGATGGCCCGCGACAACTGGGAGCTGGGCGCGTTCGAGGTGGCCTTCGAGGCCCTGCCGAAAGGCCAGGCGCGGGTCGGCGTGCAATTCCGCATCGATGAAAACGGCATCCTCGAGGTGTTGGCGCGCGATGTGGCCACGGGCCAGGACACGATCGTCCAGATCCGGAGCGCGGCGGTGGATGTCGACGACGCCGCGGTGGAGCAGATGGTGAGCGAGTCGGTCGAGCACGCGTTCGATGACATGGCGGAGCGGGTGTTCACCGAGGCTAGGCTGAAGGCGGAGGAGTTGCTTCCCGCCGTGGAGATGGTGCTGGCGCAGGGGCTGGCCACTCCGGAGGAGCAGGGCGAGATCGAGGCGGCATCCACCGCGGTGCGGGAGGCACTGGCGGCGGGTTCCGCCAATCCGCTGAAGGCCGCGGTGCAGCGTTTGGATCAGGCCACCGAGGCCCTGGCCGCGCGGTTGGTGGAAAAGGCGATGGAGGAAGCCCTCGAACGGCGGTGGGCAGATAGTTAG
- the aroE gene encoding shikimate dehydrogenase: MSQPYTLDDLLSRDRLDAGHDKPARLAVIGHPVAHSSSPRMHQPALDASGIDARYIKVDVAPGQVAEAFSRMKALGFIGCNVTVPHKFDALAACSVVHPDARALGAVNTVRFDAEGIHGFNTDGPGFVRAIIDDFEFPLSTFSVMIAGAGGGAGQAIATQCAMQGVPTLVLVNRTLDKLGPLVERLRALGPTTEVIALSFDDPQLESLCQRCDLIVNTTSVGLKPDDGSPLQVDCLRPGLCVYDTIYQPAVTPLLAAADAAGCRTANGISLLLHQGVLAFQHWFPQTDPLPFMREALAQSARSGT; this comes from the coding sequence ATGAGCCAGCCCTACACCCTCGACGACCTTCTCTCCCGTGACCGCCTCGATGCCGGCCACGACAAGCCCGCGCGCCTGGCGGTGATCGGCCACCCGGTCGCGCACTCGTCCTCCCCGCGCATGCACCAGCCGGCGCTGGACGCCTCCGGGATCGACGCCCGCTACATCAAGGTGGACGTGGCCCCCGGCCAGGTGGCGGAGGCGTTCTCGCGCATGAAGGCACTGGGGTTCATCGGCTGCAACGTGACCGTGCCGCACAAGTTCGACGCGCTGGCCGCGTGCTCGGTGGTCCATCCGGACGCCCGCGCGCTGGGCGCGGTGAACACCGTGCGCTTCGACGCAGAAGGCATCCACGGCTTCAACACCGATGGCCCCGGATTCGTCCGCGCCATCATCGATGACTTCGAGTTTCCCCTCTCCACCTTCAGCGTGATGATCGCCGGCGCGGGTGGCGGGGCGGGCCAGGCGATCGCCACCCAGTGCGCCATGCAGGGCGTGCCAACGCTGGTGCTGGTGAACCGCACGCTCGACAAGCTCGGCCCTCTGGTCGAACGCCTGCGCGCGCTCGGGCCGACCACCGAGGTCATCGCGCTCTCATTCGACGACCCGCAGCTGGAATCCCTCTGCCAGCGCTGCGACCTGATCGTGAACACCACCTCGGTCGGACTGAAACCGGATGACGGCTCACCGCTCCAGGTGGACTGCCTCCGCCCCGGCCTGTGCGTGTATGACACCATTTACCAACCAGCGGTGACCCCACTGCTGGCCGCCGCGGACGCCGCTGGCTGCCGCACCGCGAACGGTATCTCGCTGCTACTCCACCAAGGCGTGCTGGCCTTCCAGCATTGGTTCCCGCAGACCGATCCGCTGCCGTTCATGCGGGAGGCACTCGCTCAGTCCGCGCGCTCGGGCACCTGA
- a CDS encoding glutamate--tRNA ligase family protein, whose translation MSSVRTRFAPSPTGYLHVGGARTALFNFLFARHHGGTFVLRVEDTDEARNTEAARDAIFSGMRWLGLDWDEGPQAGGSYGPYFQSERLAVYDKWFDVLRAKDRVYEDGGAWRFRFERKKITMNDLVCGEVTINYEDESNTPDMVVKRSDGSYVFHFVNVVDDLEMKITHVIRGEDHLMNTPKHLQLFEALGAPAPLYAHIPLILNGDGSKMSKRDEGAAVGDYPRQGFLPEGVVNFLALLGWSSKTDEEIFSLIQLVDRFSLENVNRAPARFDPEKCAWVNQQHLVKLTPEAFAEAALPFVEGAGLPVDGAYPAAVATVKEKVRLLQEVPEAIGFLLQDEFAYETEALEKVKANAQAPALLSALAAAFSGVSEWSADAAKHAIGDTAKAAGAKPGQLMFPVRVALSGKSGGPDLGDILGLLGRERSAARVARLAEVLAI comes from the coding sequence ATGTCGTCCGTCCGCACCCGCTTCGCCCCCTCGCCGACCGGTTACCTCCATGTCGGCGGAGCGCGCACCGCGCTGTTCAATTTCCTCTTCGCCCGCCACCACGGCGGCACCTTCGTGCTGCGCGTGGAGGACACGGACGAGGCCCGCAACACCGAAGCCGCGCGCGACGCGATCTTCTCCGGCATGCGCTGGCTCGGCCTGGACTGGGATGAAGGCCCGCAGGCCGGCGGTAGCTACGGCCCGTATTTCCAGAGCGAGCGCCTCGCGGTCTACGACAAGTGGTTCGACGTGCTCCGCGCCAAGGACCGCGTCTACGAGGACGGCGGCGCATGGCGTTTCCGCTTCGAGCGGAAGAAGATCACCATGAACGACCTCGTCTGCGGCGAGGTGACGATCAACTACGAGGACGAGAGCAACACCCCGGACATGGTCGTGAAGCGCTCCGACGGCTCCTACGTCTTCCATTTCGTGAACGTGGTGGACGACCTCGAAATGAAGATCACCCACGTGATCCGCGGCGAGGACCACCTCATGAACACGCCGAAGCACCTCCAGCTTTTCGAAGCCCTCGGCGCCCCGGCTCCGCTCTACGCCCACATTCCGCTCATCCTGAACGGCGACGGCTCGAAGATGTCGAAGCGCGACGAAGGCGCGGCGGTGGGCGACTACCCGCGCCAGGGCTTCCTGCCGGAAGGCGTGGTCAATTTCCTGGCCCTGCTCGGCTGGTCCTCGAAGACCGACGAGGAGATCTTCTCGCTAATCCAGCTCGTCGATCGCTTCTCGCTCGAAAACGTCAACCGCGCCCCGGCCCGCTTCGACCCTGAGAAGTGCGCGTGGGTCAATCAGCAGCACCTCGTGAAACTCACTCCGGAAGCCTTCGCCGAGGCCGCGCTTCCGTTCGTGGAAGGCGCGGGCCTGCCGGTGGATGGCGCTTATCCCGCCGCCGTCGCCACCGTGAAGGAAAAGGTTCGCCTGCTCCAGGAGGTGCCGGAGGCGATCGGCTTCCTGCTCCAGGACGAGTTCGCCTACGAAACCGAAGCGCTGGAAAAAGTGAAGGCCAACGCCCAGGCACCGGCGCTGCTGTCCGCCCTCGCCGCCGCGTTTTCCGGAGTCTCCGAATGGTCCGCCGACGCGGCCAAACATGCCATCGGTGACACGGCGAAGGCCGCCGGAGCAAAACCGGGCCAATTGATGTTCCCCGTACGCGTGGCCCTCAGCGGCAAGTCCGGCGGCCCGGATCTCGGTGACATCCTCGGCCTGCTCGGGCGCGAGCGTAGCGCGGCCCGCGTGGCCCGCCTCGCGGAAGTGCTCGCGATTTGA
- a CDS encoding alpha-2-macroglobulin translates to MAAHPRGWGITLAALAGIAGGIWGGMRWWEAHRPRVVVYQEEQKVQVSWTAPPSAGLGVPEKNLSPSPVTIRFSLPVAPLERVGKEPGPGVKLEPARHGIWKWQDNRTLVFTPEDLYWPAAAKYSVTLAPEGIAPLMKLDRTTLEFSTEPSVAMLRDFNFYTSPADPTVHQVVGELWLRYPATQEDVTRQARLEVMGHTAVFAPAPDGTPDLMITQGQDARQWFLRSRNLIIPGKEDFAKLSILAGLVPASGGEALKDTAEVKTRIPDKFTGFTISGAQTRIIRTDEGEPQQFLFISTSVALESSEIASHLQAWWRSEEVDGWDTGDKARLEQQVAAAKKIQLMPVESEAPLSNQHAFRFIEPRPGFVLVRVSPGVKAPGGFELGAPYQDITGVPEFPKEVQILGKGNILTLGGARRMVVESRGIDHLRFTVGRVPISQVQHLVTQNDYGDFSDLRMNSTFPETSLVQRWRKLVKVPHENEWQAVKTELDLHEAPAMSAPDRLEGGFGIFVVEAEAVKKLTPVAPDTSVFGRIETPDDDDAPSKPYLYEEGEDARHAVDGWVEDDAVRSQREDDGREPGRRFVMITDLGLVAKTGPDGKRDVFVMSLGAGQPVAGVTLKALARNGTVLVETVTGADGKASLPSLEGFVQERQPVAVLAVKGNDVTFLPLRRSQLQSMDFSRFDTEGVLASRQKAVEGFVFTERGIYRPGDMVNGGVLVRRRDWSPVLEGLPVRITLTDSQGRTAGEQKIRLPYDGFFEVKLPLTEGAVLGQYHLAAAVLDSEDRELFRLGRASLKVEEFQPDRMKVATVIDPAPGGGWMSPADAKAKVSVNSLFGEPAAERRVTMRLEYSTAEFSFEGWEGFTFHDPTAQKSKSQAGRTVDLGEVKTGEDGVAEFNLPLASVPDVSFRMAVLTEAFEREGGRSVRHALTQLVSPLEQVIGWKPDGDLDYLGKDAVRTVKFIALDRAAKPVAMAGLHKRLIEIRRVSVLTKQDNGNYAYVSTEREKTLGEEDLAWQPEGIDVTVQTGQSGSFRLEVLDAAKRLIAAVPYRVAGKGDRNRSVDSEAELELVLSKGEAQPGEEIEIHLTAPYAGAGLVTFERDRVLAHQWFHTDTTETTVKMKVPEDMGGTLYVNAAFVRSPSSPEVFRSPLSYAAAPLRVAPLRHQLGLKLEAPKVARPGTEVKFSLSSDKPARVLVYAVDEGIHQITNYKLPRPLDYFSRKQALEVETLQWLDLLLPEYQFLKSAPAFGGDADSALAMHVNPFKRRQEAPVVYWSGMVESGPQAKELKWLVPDYFNGNLRVMAVAARADGIGVAETSTLARSPIILLPNAPLFASPGDEFEASLAVTCNLNAPTATDIKVTVKPGAELETVGAAEAVVNLAQGKEGMVRFRFRAKDALGGTELKFTATAGGETVNRAITLSVRPASHHLTKVTSGWFRTGNYEVKTTRQLYPELRRADAMGSVLPIGLARGLEAYVSGYPHGCSEQITSRAMVKLLASTEVDFGLKPEVAAEHIRGAIAQLANRQQSDGGFGYWYSGAPRAFEFHSLYVLHFLTEAKLLGHPVPEDMMKGAVRYVSATARAPIGNLREAELQAYAIYLMARNGENPAPQLLNLRDTLTKAYAGKWEGSSTAAWMAGTYRLLKQDKEGAKLMAACMDARAKNPPQPEPVFWYDRTPDAEALKIFYVRCRHFPEDAKDFGYDDLAPVMEPLKKENFTTLTASFMTLALKAYGDAAAKTGLELTLVAKPPSGAETVLAGPAKGIVRSPFPVGSASVGIRRKQNGSGDIGAFFQVTEQGYDRGKPPGPETSGLGVFREIKPVDTSHPVRPGDSIAVTLRVRNLSTRSLTNVAVVDLLPAGFEVVAGDLKSGAGTVAGTTFAELREDRSLFYLDLGGNGEWSVSYRMKAVSPGSFVVPPAMAEDMYDRGRHGLSEPTRIEVKPAL, encoded by the coding sequence ATGGCGGCGCATCCGCGGGGTTGGGGCATCACCTTGGCGGCGCTCGCGGGAATCGCGGGTGGCATCTGGGGCGGCATGAGATGGTGGGAGGCGCACCGCCCGCGGGTGGTGGTCTACCAGGAGGAGCAGAAGGTGCAGGTGTCATGGACCGCGCCGCCTTCCGCGGGCTTGGGAGTGCCGGAGAAGAACCTGTCACCTTCGCCGGTGACGATCCGGTTTTCACTGCCGGTCGCCCCGCTCGAGAGGGTGGGCAAGGAACCCGGGCCGGGAGTGAAACTGGAACCCGCGCGCCATGGCATCTGGAAATGGCAGGACAACCGCACGCTCGTTTTCACACCGGAGGATCTCTATTGGCCCGCCGCCGCGAAGTATTCGGTGACGCTCGCTCCGGAAGGAATCGCGCCGCTGATGAAGCTCGACCGGACTACGCTGGAGTTCTCCACCGAGCCTTCGGTGGCGATGCTGCGGGATTTCAATTTCTACACCAGCCCGGCGGACCCGACGGTTCATCAGGTGGTCGGGGAGCTGTGGCTCCGTTATCCCGCCACGCAGGAGGACGTGACCCGGCAGGCGCGGCTGGAAGTCATGGGACACACCGCCGTGTTTGCTCCCGCTCCGGACGGCACCCCCGATCTGATGATCACCCAGGGCCAGGACGCCCGGCAGTGGTTTCTGCGCAGCCGGAATTTGATCATCCCCGGGAAGGAGGACTTCGCCAAACTGAGCATCCTCGCCGGGTTGGTTCCGGCGTCCGGAGGCGAGGCGTTGAAGGACACGGCGGAGGTGAAGACCCGGATCCCGGACAAGTTCACCGGCTTCACGATCAGCGGTGCTCAAACCCGGATCATCCGGACCGATGAGGGCGAGCCCCAGCAGTTCCTGTTTATCTCCACCAGCGTGGCATTGGAGAGTTCCGAGATCGCCAGCCATCTTCAGGCGTGGTGGCGGAGTGAGGAGGTGGATGGATGGGACACCGGCGACAAGGCGAGGCTGGAACAGCAGGTGGCCGCGGCGAAGAAGATCCAGTTGATGCCGGTCGAAAGCGAAGCCCCGCTTTCCAACCAGCATGCGTTCCGTTTCATCGAGCCCCGGCCCGGCTTCGTGCTGGTGCGGGTTTCGCCGGGAGTGAAGGCGCCGGGTGGGTTCGAACTCGGCGCTCCCTATCAGGACATCACCGGCGTGCCGGAGTTCCCGAAGGAGGTGCAGATCCTCGGCAAGGGCAACATCCTCACGCTCGGCGGCGCGCGCCGGATGGTGGTGGAGTCCCGCGGGATCGACCACCTGCGGTTCACGGTCGGCCGGGTGCCGATCTCGCAGGTCCAGCATCTCGTCACGCAGAACGACTACGGCGATTTCTCCGATCTGCGGATGAACAGCACGTTTCCTGAAACCAGCCTGGTCCAGCGCTGGCGGAAGCTCGTGAAGGTGCCGCATGAGAACGAGTGGCAGGCGGTGAAGACCGAGCTGGACCTGCACGAGGCTCCGGCGATGTCCGCTCCGGATCGACTGGAAGGCGGCTTCGGTATTTTCGTGGTCGAGGCGGAGGCGGTGAAGAAACTCACCCCGGTCGCGCCGGACACCAGCGTGTTCGGCCGGATCGAAACACCGGATGACGACGACGCGCCGTCCAAGCCCTACCTTTACGAGGAAGGGGAGGATGCGCGGCACGCCGTCGATGGCTGGGTGGAGGATGATGCGGTGCGTTCGCAGCGCGAGGACGATGGCCGCGAGCCCGGCAGGCGGTTCGTAATGATCACCGATCTCGGGTTGGTGGCGAAGACCGGCCCGGACGGAAAGCGCGACGTGTTCGTGATGTCGCTCGGTGCAGGGCAACCGGTGGCGGGGGTGACGCTGAAGGCGCTCGCCCGCAATGGCACGGTGCTCGTGGAAACGGTGACCGGAGCGGATGGCAAGGCGTCGCTGCCCTCACTGGAGGGCTTTGTGCAGGAGCGCCAGCCGGTGGCGGTGCTGGCGGTGAAGGGGAACGACGTGACCTTCCTGCCGTTGCGTCGCAGCCAACTCCAGTCGATGGATTTCTCCCGCTTCGATACCGAGGGCGTGCTCGCGTCCCGGCAGAAGGCGGTGGAAGGATTCGTGTTCACCGAGCGCGGTATCTACCGCCCGGGCGACATGGTGAATGGCGGCGTGCTGGTGCGGCGTCGCGATTGGAGCCCGGTGCTGGAAGGTCTGCCGGTGCGGATCACCCTCACCGATTCGCAGGGGCGCACCGCGGGCGAGCAGAAGATCCGCCTGCCCTACGACGGGTTTTTCGAAGTGAAGCTGCCGCTCACCGAGGGGGCCGTGCTTGGCCAATACCATCTCGCCGCCGCCGTGTTGGATAGCGAGGACCGCGAGCTGTTCCGCCTGGGCCGAGCCTCCTTGAAGGTGGAGGAATTCCAGCCGGACCGGATGAAGGTCGCCACCGTGATCGATCCCGCGCCGGGCGGTGGATGGATGTCGCCGGCTGACGCGAAGGCGAAGGTGTCGGTGAACTCGCTCTTCGGCGAACCCGCGGCCGAGCGCCGGGTGACGATGCGGTTGGAGTATTCGACCGCGGAGTTCTCGTTCGAGGGCTGGGAGGGATTCACCTTCCATGATCCCACCGCGCAGAAGTCGAAATCGCAGGCCGGCCGCACGGTCGACCTCGGCGAGGTGAAGACCGGCGAGGACGGCGTGGCGGAGTTCAACCTGCCGCTCGCCTCGGTGCCGGATGTTTCGTTCCGGATGGCGGTGCTGACGGAGGCCTTCGAGCGCGAGGGAGGCCGCAGCGTCCGCCACGCGCTCACGCAGCTCGTTTCGCCGCTGGAGCAGGTGATCGGCTGGAAGCCGGATGGTGACCTCGATTATCTCGGCAAGGACGCGGTCCGCACTGTGAAGTTCATCGCCCTCGATCGTGCCGCGAAGCCGGTGGCGATGGCCGGCCTGCACAAGCGCTTGATCGAGATCCGCCGCGTGTCCGTGCTCACGAAACAGGACAATGGCAACTACGCCTACGTCTCCACCGAGCGTGAGAAAACCCTGGGCGAGGAGGACCTGGCGTGGCAGCCGGAGGGCATCGACGTCACCGTGCAAACCGGCCAGTCCGGATCGTTCCGTTTGGAAGTGCTGGATGCCGCCAAGCGCCTGATTGCCGCCGTTCCCTACCGCGTGGCGGGCAAGGGCGATCGCAACCGCAGTGTCGACAGCGAGGCCGAGCTGGAACTGGTCCTGAGCAAGGGGGAAGCCCAGCCGGGTGAGGAGATCGAGATCCACCTCACCGCACCCTATGCTGGCGCGGGGCTGGTGACTTTCGAGCGCGATCGAGTGCTCGCCCACCAGTGGTTCCACACCGACACCACCGAGACCACGGTGAAGATGAAGGTGCCGGAGGACATGGGCGGGACGTTGTATGTGAATGCCGCCTTCGTGCGCTCGCCATCGTCGCCGGAGGTGTTCCGCAGCCCGCTCAGCTATGCCGCCGCGCCGTTGAGGGTCGCGCCGCTGCGCCACCAGCTCGGCTTGAAACTGGAAGCACCGAAGGTGGCCCGCCCCGGCACCGAGGTGAAGTTCTCCCTCAGCAGCGACAAGCCCGCCCGCGTGCTGGTCTACGCCGTGGACGAGGGCATCCACCAGATCACGAACTACAAGCTGCCGCGTCCACTCGATTACTTCTCGCGGAAGCAGGCGCTGGAGGTCGAGACGCTGCAATGGCTCGACCTGCTGCTGCCGGAATACCAGTTCCTGAAATCAGCCCCCGCGTTCGGCGGCGATGCCGACTCGGCGCTGGCAATGCACGTCAATCCGTTCAAACGCCGCCAGGAGGCCCCGGTGGTTTACTGGTCGGGGATGGTCGAGTCCGGCCCGCAGGCGAAGGAGTTGAAGTGGCTGGTGCCGGATTACTTCAACGGCAACCTGCGGGTGATGGCGGTGGCCGCCCGCGCCGATGGCATCGGCGTCGCGGAAACCTCCACGCTCGCGCGTTCACCGATCATCCTGTTGCCGAACGCGCCGCTCTTCGCCTCGCCCGGCGATGAGTTCGAGGCCTCGCTGGCCGTGACCTGCAATCTCAATGCGCCCACCGCCACCGACATCAAGGTGACCGTGAAGCCGGGAGCGGAGCTCGAAACGGTCGGCGCGGCGGAAGCCGTGGTGAACCTCGCGCAGGGCAAGGAAGGCATGGTGCGTTTCCGCTTCCGCGCGAAGGACGCGCTGGGTGGCACCGAGCTGAAGTTCACCGCCACCGCTGGCGGCGAAACGGTGAACCGCGCGATCACGCTGAGCGTGCGCCCGGCGTCCCATCATCTCACGAAGGTAACGTCCGGATGGTTCCGCACCGGGAACTATGAAGTGAAGACTACCCGCCAGCTCTATCCGGAGCTGCGCCGGGCCGACGCGATGGGCAGCGTGCTGCCCATCGGGCTGGCACGCGGTTTGGAGGCCTACGTCAGCGGTTATCCCCACGGGTGCAGCGAGCAGATCACCAGCCGCGCGATGGTGAAGCTGCTGGCGTCCACCGAGGTGGACTTCGGGTTGAAACCGGAGGTGGCGGCGGAGCACATCCGCGGCGCGATCGCCCAGCTCGCGAACCGCCAGCAATCGGACGGCGGATTCGGCTACTGGTATTCGGGGGCACCGCGTGCGTTCGAGTTCCATTCGCTCTACGTGCTGCATTTCCTTACCGAGGCGAAACTGCTCGGCCACCCGGTGCCGGAGGACATGATGAAGGGCGCGGTGCGCTACGTCTCGGCGACCGCCCGCGCGCCGATCGGGAACCTCCGCGAGGCCGAGTTGCAGGCCTACGCGATCTACCTGATGGCCCGCAATGGCGAGAACCCCGCGCCCCAGTTGCTGAACCTCCGCGACACACTCACGAAGGCATACGCTGGCAAGTGGGAAGGCTCCAGCACCGCCGCGTGGATGGCCGGTACCTACCGCCTGCTGAAGCAGGACAAGGAGGGCGCGAAGTTGATGGCCGCCTGTATGGACGCACGCGCCAAGAACCCGCCGCAACCCGAGCCCGTGTTCTGGTATGACCGCACTCCGGATGCCGAGGCGCTGAAGATCTTCTACGTCCGCTGCCGGCACTTCCCGGAGGACGCGAAGGACTTCGGCTACGACGATCTGGCACCGGTGATGGAGCCGCTGAAGAAGGAGAACTTCACCACGCTCACTGCCTCGTTCATGACGCTCGCGTTGAAAGCCTACGGGGATGCCGCGGCGAAGACCGGCCTGGAGTTGACGCTGGTGGCGAAGCCGCCATCCGGCGCGGAAACCGTGCTGGCGGGACCCGCGAAAGGCATCGTCCGTTCGCCGTTCCCGGTGGGCAGCGCCTCGGTCGGCATCCGCCGGAAACAGAACGGCTCCGGTGACATCGGCGCGTTCTTCCAGGTCACCGAACAGGGCTACGACCGCGGCAAGCCGCCGGGACCGGAAACCAGCGGTCTCGGGGTGTTCCGCGAGATCAAGCCGGTGGACACGTCCCATCCGGTGCGGCCCGGCGATTCCATCGCCGTCACCTTGCGGGTGCGGAACCTCTCGACCCGCTCCCTCACCAATGTCGCGGTGGTCGACCTGCTGCCCGCGGGCTTCGAGGTGGTCGCGGGTGACCTGAAGTCCGGCGCTGGCACGGTGGCGGGCACCACCTTCGCGGAGCTCCGCGAGGACCGCAGCCTGTTCTACCTGGACCTTGGTGGAAACGGCGAATGGTCGGTGAGCTACCGCATGAAGGCGGTCAGCCCCGGCTCGTTCGTCGTGCCGCCCGCGATGGCGGAGGACATGTATGATCGCGGCCGGCACGGCTTGTCCGAGCCGACCCGCATCGAGGTGAAACCCGCGCTGTGA
- a CDS encoding HEAT repeat domain-containing protein, with product MPPERPIDLRYEQDPMTSRECAARYRQSLEAGDDDVHLALIDYRAGREELDLGIEYAGSPDPLDRATGADILAQLGWGEPYRAWVPESVAILIPLLSDPDNRVVERAAVALGFRGDPAAIPHLIQHAAHPDPSVRYGVAHALASWNTTETVETLIHLANDPDRDVRDWAIFGLPESGPHFSQALPALLKALDDPHPIVRSQALEKLALAGHPGTLEAIARELLRPDVDFVTFEAAESLGDPQLLPLLEACRSQSPKDGSPYDHYLERAILRCREGGDNPRE from the coding sequence ATGCCTCCCGAACGCCCCATCGACCTCCGCTACGAACAGGATCCGATGACGAGCCGCGAATGCGCGGCCCGCTACCGGCAGTCCTTGGAAGCGGGCGACGACGATGTCCACCTCGCCTTGATTGACTATCGTGCCGGAAGGGAGGAGCTGGATCTCGGCATCGAGTATGCTGGCAGCCCCGACCCTCTCGACCGTGCGACCGGGGCTGACATCCTCGCCCAGCTCGGCTGGGGAGAGCCCTACCGCGCCTGGGTGCCGGAGAGCGTGGCCATCCTGATCCCCCTGCTCTCCGATCCGGACAACCGGGTGGTGGAAAGAGCGGCGGTCGCGCTCGGTTTCCGCGGAGATCCGGCGGCCATTCCCCATCTCATCCAACACGCGGCGCATCCGGACCCATCCGTTCGTTACGGCGTGGCCCATGCTCTCGCGAGCTGGAACACGACCGAGACGGTGGAAACACTGATCCATCTGGCGAACGATCCCGATCGGGACGTGCGGGATTGGGCGATCTTCGGGTTGCCGGAATCAGGTCCTCATTTCAGTCAAGCCCTGCCCGCCTTGCTCAAGGCCTTGGACGATCCCCATCCGATTGTGAGGAGCCAGGCCTTGGAGAAACTCGCGCTCGCCGGTCACCCCGGAACACTGGAGGCCATTGCCCGGGAATTGCTGCGACCGGACGTCGATTTCGTCACGTTCGAAGCCGCCGAATCGTTGGGCGATCCCCAACTACTGCCCTTGTTGGAAGCCTGCCGGTCCCAATCGCCCAAGGACGGGTCCCCCTACGATCACTACCTCGAAAGAGCGATCCTCCGGTGCCGGGAAGGCGGAGATAATCCCCGGGAATGA